Genomic DNA from Candidatus Cloacimonas sp.:
GACAGGGCTCGTCAGAATAGGGTTCAAGCTATTCTAATCAATGTTAATACAGTGGATATTTATGATGAGAGCTATTTCCGTCTGGACGCCTCAAATACCCAACATTTTTATGAAGATATTGGTAAATACCCTCAATATGTTTTTGGCTGGATGGATTGGTATTATCGTTTTGCTACCGATGCCTCAGGAAATCCTGTATCTCCAAGTTGGCAATTTGACGGACCCTTGGATAGCCCTCAGACACATTGGATTGGTAATTATCCTACCGACGGAACTAATCCCGGAACGCCTGTTTCTATTGACTCCCCCGAAATGAGCAGTATGCGTCAGACCTATATTAGAATGCGTAACGACGCCAAAGATTCTTACAGCGTGGCTCAACTTTTTACTTTAGGTTTGGCATTCAATCATTTAGCTGCAGGACTTGATGCCGTTAGGGTTACCCGTAATTTTAACCGTTATTATATTTCCCAAACCGTTCCTTCCTTAAATTTTTATGCTGCAATGCCTTCCGGAAATGTTACACCGATGTTGGGGGTGAAGTGGAATTTTTAAAACGGAAGACCTGGCTTTTAATTACAGTCCTGTTATGGGGAATAATTCCTCTCTTTGCCTTACCTAAAATTATCTATCCTGTTTCTTCCTTAATTTTGCCGGGAACGGGAGAATTACTTTTAGGGCATAACACCCGGGGTGCCACTTTGCTGGGTGCGGATTTAGTAAATATTTATGTTTTTATCGCTACGGATAAGGAAATTGAGATGCAGAAAAAGAACTATATGCAATTTGCCGAACTTTATGCCGGCGTGCCTTATGGAATGCCCAATGACCTCTATCAGGCAGTGCAAGATTATCCCAATAGCGATTATTACAACAATATTCAGGAAATGATGGCTCGCAACTATTATCTAATCTATAATTATGATCCGAATGCTTATACTGAATACATTGCTGCTAATACTTATCAAGGCAATGAAGAATGGAATTGGCAAAGCGAAGAAAAATGGCAGGAATATAAACACATCCGCAAAAGGTATCAAACGGTAAAAATGAACAATCAGCTTGCCCTGGGTTTAATGCTATTGAATAGATGTGTTAGCGTAATTGACAGTTCCATTTTATCCAAGAAAAAACACGGAGAGCTTTATTTTGCTCCTTTACCTGCCAACGGAGCAATGCTGAATTATCGGATTGAATTTTAGGAGTAACAATTTGAAACGCCTGGGCATAATTCTTTTAGCCATCTTTCTTTTCCCGATGCTATGTGCACAAAGCAGAGCAGTTACCACCTTAAAATCTTTAGCTATCCCCGGCTGGTCACAAATAAGTTCCGGTAAAGATTACGGCTATGCAATGCTAACTGCAGAAGTATTAATAATTGGTTCCATTTATTATTATAACAGTGAAAGCGAAGTGCTAAAACAGGATTCTTATGAATACGCCGTTAAGTTTGCTCATCTGAATCCCGATGGTTATAATGATGATTTTTATAAACAATTAGCCCGTTATGAAAGTAGCGGTTTTGATGCCGGGGGCTATAATAATTGGGTGCGTCAAACGGCTATGGAATTGTATCCGGATAATCCTGAATTACAGCAACAATATATTGACGAAAATGCTTATGGAACAGATAAATATTGGTATTGGGATAGTTCCAATCACAGAAGCGAATATAACAAAATCCGGAATCGGAGTATGGACTACGATGATTATGCTCTGGTTGCCGGAGGGGTTTTAATTTTAAACCATTTAATAAGTACTATAGATGCTTTAAGGATAACGGCTCCCAATAAAAAAGCCGGGGTATCTTTTAATTTACAAAATAAAACGCCAATTCTGCAGATTAATTATCATTGGTAAAACGGGTTTACTCTTTGGGGATTTTAGCCAAGGGTAAATAGTTTGTCATTATTACAAGGGGCTTACCCACCATCGCTATACTATATCACCCTAAAGAGCTTTAAAGTAGTTCAACCATCTCAAACTTCAAAACCTTCTCAACCTTTCCGATGGTGATATTGTTTACAGTCCTTCCTGATACCAGAAAAGTTTCTCTTCGGGATTTTGCCAGCTGTAATGCACTTTGCCAATATATATTGTATGGTCTCCACTCAATATTTGGGACACAACTTCGCATTCAAAACAAGCGACGGCATCTTTCAAAACAGGAAGTTTATGCAGTTTTCCGGAAATGAATTCTACATTATTTTCAGCGAATTTATCCATATCCCTGCCTGAATTGGAACCGCAAAAAGTTAGCAACGGTTTCATTTTTAGAGAGGGAAATACCAGATTAAAATATCTGTTGGCTTCCAAACATTCATAAGAATATCTGGTTTTCCCGATAGAAATTGCAAACATCGGGGGCTGCAGAGAAGTGCGCATAAACCATTCAATCGTAATTAAATTATAACCGCCGGCAGGTTTTTGCGTAACAACCAGGGCAACTTTTGCAGGAAGATGAATTTTACCGTAACTAACAGGTAGCTCTGAGAGCTGAATCATTGTTTCTCCTCAATTCATAAGTCGTTATAGATAATATAGCGTAAAATCGGTTGAAAACAAAGAGAAACAGAGGATAATTTTTTTCTCAGCCAAGAAGAAAAAAAGGGCTTTTAGCGGAGGGCGGAGAGCGGAGGGCGAAGAGCAGAGGGCAGAGGGCGGAGAGCGGAGGGCCAAGGGCTATAAGGTATCTCAATTCTCAATTCTCAAATAAATCTCTTTTTCTCTTTCTCTCTTTGTTTAAATATCCTCTTTTTCTTATATATATTTACAATATGGACTGGCTATAAGTTGTTCAACGAAAAATGGATAACTGCTTGTCTCAGAGCCGTTTCTTTAAAGACGCTTTAACACTGCTTTAACAATTCCTTAACGAAATTAATTCAGCGTTAAAGGGTCGTTAAGGAGTCATTAAGCCAACAAGAAAGAGGAGAATCGGCAATTGTAAAAAAAGGCACTTGACAGAGAAGGTATCTTGTAAAAAAGATAAAATATGAATTCTAAATATATACTTTACTGTGTTGCAGCGGCTATAATTATAGTTGGTATTTACCAGATAGTTGCCATCGGAAGAGTTAATTATCCGGAATATAATCTGAAGGAAGGTCAGGTTTCGGAAGTGGAAATTATTGCTCCCTTTGATTTCCCTGTTTTGAAATCACCTCAGGAACTTGCTGAAGAAAAGGAGGAGGTTCTTTCCCGGGTAAATAAACCCTACGAGCTATCGGATGAGCCATTATTTGCTGCCGTTAGTGCTCTGGATAATATCTATTCTATATTATGCACAATCCAGCCGACAATGGATGGGGAAAAAATTGCTTCCGAACTGAAACGCGGTGGCTATTCTTTTTCTTCCGAAGCACTTGCGTTTGCTACGCATTCAAATGACCGCGATAAAATTTACGAATCGCTGCGTCGCGAACTGGGCATTTTATATAAACAAGGTATTTACGAATCTATTACCGAGGATAGTATCCTGGTTTTGCAAAATGGCAACCCGGTAAAAAGAGCAAGCAAAGAGTTTCTTTCTTTGGCTATGGCGCAAACTACTCTGCAAAGCAAATTCCCCGAAGCAGAGACCTTTGTAACTGAATTTGCGGAACAATATCTAAAACCCAATTTGCTGGTTAATGAAGAAAAACTGAATGAAATAAACAATAATTCTTTACAAACGGTTCAGCCAAGCGAAGGAATGGTACTAAAAAACGAAGTAATCGTGCGAAAAAACTCTCGGGTTACCGGCGATGATGTTCGTAAGCTGGAATCGTTGCAGGAAGCATACCGTCGCCAAAAAATCCGCAAATCCCCGTTAGAAGAAATGTTTTTATCTTTGGGTTTGCTGCTGTTCATCTTTGTGGTTATCTTTCTGGCAAATCATTATTACGGAGTGCAGAGTAAAGAAGCAAAAATTCCGGTGGCGGATTTCTTACCGGTAAATTTAGGATTCCTATTGCTGGTAATCTTTACGGTGCTGAGTAATTTCGTTCTTTCCTTAAGCAATTTGATAATTCCTTTTGCAATGATTGCCATCGCGGGAGCTATTCTGGTTAATTTTGAATTCGGTTTA
This window encodes:
- a CDS encoding flavin reductase family protein translates to MIQLSELPVSYGKIHLPAKVALVVTQKPAGGYNLITIEWFMRTSLQPPMFAISIGKTRYSYECLEANRYFNLVFPSLKMKPLLTFCGSNSGRDMDKFAENNVEFISGKLHKLPVLKDAVACFECEVVSQILSGDHTIYIGKVHYSWQNPEEKLFWYQEGL
- a CDS encoding HDIG domain-containing protein, translated to MNSKYILYCVAAAIIIVGIYQIVAIGRVNYPEYNLKEGQVSEVEIIAPFDFPVLKSPQELAEEKEEVLSRVNKPYELSDEPLFAAVSALDNIYSILCTIQPTMDGEKIASELKRGGYSFSSEALAFATHSNDRDKIYESLRRELGILYKQGIYESITEDSILVLQNGNPVKRASKEFLSLAMAQTTLQSKFPEAETFVTEFAEQYLKPNLLVNEEKLNEINNNSLQTVQPSEGMVLKNEVIVRKNSRVTGDDVRKLESLQEAYRRQKIRKSPLEEMFLSLGLLLFIFVVIFLANHYYGVQSKEAKIPVADFLPVNLGFLLLVIFTVLSNFVLSLSNLIIPFAMIAIAGAILVNFEFGLLYSVCNILVISPFLSWETFTPVLMLLSTVMCLLILKRQNAWHEYLMIWLYLIISLAVVTLCLGIYKRDTFITILRNLGYDFISASLSVTGILLIVPFYEKKWNRATKQTLLELLDFNHPLLKQLATEAVGTYHHSLVVGNLAEHAAEAIGANPLLARVGSYYHDIGKVINPEIFTENNEDSGDIHSQMEPEESAQLIRNHVTEGITLAKKYKIPQPVIDIIMEHHGDSIIRYFYEKAHQEGKELDKDAYRYPGPRPRTKEAAIVMLADIVESTTKAKEIENEEDIAKIIDTTIHYLLQEKQFDDAPLSMQDLKKVKQSFIPVLDSIYRKRLDYPEPQKDE